Genomic DNA from Cloeon dipterum chromosome 3, ieCloDipt1.1, whole genome shotgun sequence:
GCACAACTTGCCAGAGGGGTGGACAGCAATGGACGTGACACCGCCGTCTTTGTGCGCAGTCAAGATTTTTTCACACTGCCAGTTACCAGTCCTCCAGATAGCCAAATCTCCGTTTTCACTGCCGCTGATAAGGTGAGACGTGCCCGCAAACGCAACACAGGTGACAGTTTCTGGAAAGAGTTAGTTTCAAGTGGTGATGGATGAAGATGTGAATAATGAAGAGACACTTAAATatgtaattatataaaataagagTCTTCTAAGcgtaagttttaattaatttaatgaaatattaataattactgTCGTGATGCATGAGAACACCCATCTCCTTCCTCAATTTCATGTCGTAGAGCTGAATATTGTCATCAGCCCCTCCTGAGGCCATGAATTTGCCGCCACTGGCCACACAGCGCACACTGGCTCGGTGAGAATGATTTGCAAAGCTTTGGGAAAGAGTAACCATCTGgaaacgatttaaatttaatatgaaactGTGTTTTAAATCCCAGCAGGTCTAAATCTAAAAGCAACAAAACTTACTCCATCTTCTGCCTTCAGCGGTTTATAACCAATTACGAATTCCTCGTACGAACCAAGGATAATTTCCAAGTCTGAATAATTTTCGCACTGTAACATCGTCGTgcgaaatatttgcaaatttcaagCGATTATTTACTGATCGAACGCCGCAAATTCTCCACGTGTGTTAGTGAAGCTGTAGCTGTGAAGCTGTGTCGATTTGTTTACCAGGCTCTCAGCGCCTCTAGCGGCGAACGGCGAAGCAAAGACGATGAGTTAGAAATTATTGCTAACTCTGGCGATATGTTCAAGGAGTGGGGGTAATTGAGGATTGCTTTTCTGCAATACATACACGCTAAGCaggttgcattttttgcttaacAGGGGCCTAAACGTTGcctaaatttaactttgacaTCAAATACCATGatagcaaaatgaaattcaacaCAGCAAAATCACAGccattttattcttaattttgaagCTATAATAATAAGTTGAGATTCAtgattggttttttttttaaaaaaatccatcattgttaatatttttcatttttttatttttgtataaatatatacagAGTGCGAGAAcaacgataaaaaataaatcaaaacaaagTTATTAGTGTCTTGCAATCATTTTATATATCTTAAGTACATGACAGAATCTAAAagctatattaaaaatatataacaatttttatgctGCGGACCTTTTTGTTCTCTTTGACCCAAATTTGGTTTTGACCAGCTGGCCGATCTTAGTCACTGCTTGGATGGATTTCCTTGAGCTTAATCGGTACTTCAGCAGAACGTAAGTAAACAAGCGGAGACCAACAAAACTCAAAATGAGGAGAACTGCATCTTGCCAGTACTGCACATTTTCCATTCCAACCTATAAATAGCAACAATTCATGAACATAAATTTATCACAAGATCTGCAAaggcaatttaattacatGTCTCAGAAGTGCCTCGGGCTCTCGCAAGTGGCAATAATCAATCGGGCAAGGCAGCGACTTGCGTCCGAGGCGGTACATGGTGACAATGATCCCTTCGAGGCCGTATCTCAGGTAACTCAAGTTCATGCCGATTCGGATCAAAATTGGAATGTCTGCCGATCCAGAGCCCATTCCATAGCAAGAGAGCAGCATCAGAGGAACCGAAAGCACAGGTCCCATGAACATTCCAttctggaaaatataaaagatgAGGCAGCAGGTTGTAAACCAGccagagtaaaataaaatatcaatgcgTACCACAATTCCGAGGGTTGAGCCAATGGCAAGACCCAGGCTCTCTGACACCAAAGACACCATCAAAcacatgaacaaaaattgagccaGTCTAAGTACTTCCATCGGCTGCCCTGAGAGGTAGTAAACGAGGGTTGCGTACATTGTTCCCAAAAATAACTAGAGAAAGGAGTTTAGAATTTATACATTTAGGACAAAACATTTTACTCGCCTGCAGAGGAAGGTGTGATATGGTATAAGCGGCATAGTAAGCACCAAGACTATACCACCGGTTGAAGTATTCTCGCTTCAGTATTTTCACATCAATAGGAACTAGAAATTAGGCAAATATTATTGCAGCGCTtctcttaataattttaaaattacattgcaATAAAACAGGCATCATGGGAATGTACAGGAAGAAAATGATGCAAGTGTAGCAAAATCCAAAGTTGAACATGGTTTTTGAACCATCGTTGCCCATATCATAGAACATTCCTCCAATAATTATTCCTAAGGCTAGGTGAAGACTTAACTTGAGCGTTAAGTGactctgaaattaaatacaattttaatattcatattaaCAGGATTTTACGGTTTGCATACTGAGTCTCTCCAGACTTGTAGGAGCATTCGGCAAAGGAGTACTCTGAATTGGTCCCATCCAGACAAGGCAAAGCCAAAATCGTGCTTAAGTAGATGATTGGCATCATTAAATGACATGTCTGAACACTCAACCACTTGTTGGGAATCTTCGTCTATAGATGTTGTTCCtgtaaaatgagcaaaaaacaTGCATTCCATTTTTAGacgagattaaataaaaatttattatattttaaaaattactatataaaattttaactgtactGAAACTTcagttttaaaacttttgttatctaaaattaaacatatctACTGGCTTTTGTTCTTGTACAGAGAGAACTGCGCGTGtagtaaaaattagaaaaatattaatctgcttattcaaaattaaagcatgGTTTCCCACTGTTCAAGCCTTTAGTGTatcaatctttaaaataatcactttcttttttcaatcaggccttttttaaatttcacaagtaaacaaaaaattattgtacgAGAAATCAAATGatcaattcattttgtttttaatctttggggttaaaaattttccttccattagattttaaattttttatctttgtgtagtttttatttctttagtaGCCGGCATAGTCACTATCTTGGTACGAGTCCCTTTTTTATCACGAACGCGGGAGAAAACTCACTGGCAGGTGACTGGTGTTGATAATCGGGCGTCCACCTGTGGCAACGTCCGTTTTCCACGGCGGCCACCATACGCTCAACGTCGTGTTCGCCGTACTCCGCACAGGCCGCCTCCAGAACTGCAACAATCACCACGCGGCTTTTGAATTCGACGCACCGTTAGAGGAAATTTGGGTGTCGCGGACAAAAAGGTGCATGACTGGCACatcaattgaatgaaaaataaaaaaaattctgcaattCATAAAAAAGGTGAGGGCACAGGAGGAACGAAGCGAAAGAAACGATTTGACGCTTTGAATTCCTTTTCTGCAACTCACAAGATGCAGCCGCAGAGATGACACACGGAGAGTGAAAGATGTAGTATGGAGAACACGACCTCGATACATACAATAATTCAGTTAGCAGCATGTGTATTAAAATATGCGCAATGAATTTCAAACGGCTCTCTGCTCAATGGGTGTTTATAAATGAATCTAATTACTTGAATGTCAGTGTCAGATGAATACTAATAGCAGGCTTATTGTGAGTGGTGAAAAATTGCTggtcgtaaaattaaattaagcattGATTTGAATAAAGCAACTGAACTTGATCTACTTTTATTATCATGCTTTAAGACCGACGTGAGTctacaaaattatcaaaaatcaaGTTCACTCACCGAAATCAGCAGGGTTGTAGGTTTTGGGGCAGCTGAGGCCACAGGACATCTCTAAGAACGGGATGACCTCTTGGCCTTTGCCCTGAAATGCGCACTGTCCTTCTGCGACTATGTATACGTTGTCGATCATGTGGAAGAGGCGCGCACTTGGCGTGTGAATCACACAGACGACCGTCCGACCGCCAGCGGCTAGCGCcttcaaaagggaaaaacacTGGGCACTGGAGAGGTCGTCCAAACCCCTGAGTgtcaaaatggaaatattaaaattaaattttacaggagatattgattttttggttaaaaaattaagaaaatatagtTATTTCTTAAGCCAGAATGTTTAGTCTTTCTCCTTTTTATACTCACGTTGTGGGCTCGTCAAGGAACATTACAGGAGGATTGTTGATCATCTCCAGGGCGATGCTCAGTCTCTTTCGCTCTCCCCCAGACAGCTTTTCGGTCCTTGTGTGCTTCGCTTTTTTCAACCTGAGCAAGTCGAGAATCTCGTCCACctgcaaacacacacgcgcggcGTTTAATCATAGTGGCTCGAATAATTACGTCCACAGCCAGCATGTGCGGGCAACTTATAAATAGAGTTAACGAACTCACTGTGGCTTGGCGTTGTTTAGGGTCTAGGTTAAGTCCAAGTTTGAGTTGCGAGGCTGCGTACATGGCCTCATCCACGCTCAGGTGAGGTTGCAGCAGGTCCTCCTGCATTATGTACCTGGAGATCCTGCGAAAGACTCGCATGTCTCGTGGACGTCCGTTCACAAATATCGTGCCGGTGGCATTGGCGGACCTGAACGGAGcggaaatcaataaaattcgaTTGAATCATCACTCATGCgagatataattttgaaattttctcccGCCTGGAGATCCCCTTTGCCACAAAATGGCAATTTCAATGTCTGAGGAAATGCTTATAAATAGACTTTGCACTTGCGGAGTCATACAGTTGTACTTTCACGAGATTTCTCTCTTTGATATTCTCACTAATGAATCTGAATcgacattaaatttgcagccgCGTactagaaaattcaaaatcatctTTGATGCGTGGTTGAAActtaagtaattttatttctgaaatgGAGACAATAGTAAAATGCTTGCGATATTTGCTGTTGACATCTCCCCGCGTTCACTTCAAGCACGGTAATGAGCCAATTTGAAGGGAAACGTTGCACATTACGtggaaattttacattaattatttttaacacgtGGAAATTTCCACTGAAGAAAAAGAGATTGTTTCTAACAGAGAGAcaggcaattattttttctgacacaTTTGAGAGATGTATGTATTCGAAACTAGTTAAGAggacataattaaaattaatatttgtgaCAAGGAGGACAAGTTtgttttttctattgaaacttaaaaaattatttatctagtAATTTGTGTTACCACCGTGTTTCCCACAGCTTCATGGCatttatgtaataaataaagcatTATGCCTGGCTTGTGAGAGCGCAAGTGTGATATTCAGTCAGTGGTAATGGGCTGCATACTAGTTATCCTTGCCCTTGGATGTCGCATTATTTTATCTGTTCTCCAAGCACCATGTGAGTGTACGTAAAGACCGGTATTAAGCATCTGCGCATCGAGgaagaattattcaaaaattcacatCTATTATATACAGTCATCAatctatttttgttgaaattatgTAGGTTGCTTATTTCTgaacttaataaaattacacacTTTTAATATGATAACAACAAT
This window encodes:
- the LOC135939763 gene encoding ATP-binding cassette sub-family G member 1 isoform X1, whose amino-acid sequence is MANPKKTLSNLTPLMPVNIEFSDLNYTVHQNGYGPKTILRNINGLFKSGELTCILGPSGAGKSTLLNLLAGYKSANATGTIFVNGRPRDMRVFRRISRYIMQEDLLQPHLSVDEAMYAASQLKLGLNLDPKQRQATVDEILDLLRLKKAKHTRTEKLSGGERKRLSIALEMINNPPVMFLDEPTTGLDDLSSAQCFSLLKALAAGGRTVVCVIHTPSARLFHMIDNVYIVAEGQCAFQGKGQEVIPFLEMSCGLSCPKTYNPADFVLEAACAEYGEHDVERMVAAVENGRCHRWTPDYQHQSPARTTSIDEDSQQVVECSDMSFNDANHLLKHDFGFALSGWDQFRVLLCRMLLQVWRDSSHLTLKLSLHLALGIIIGGMFYDMGNDGSKTMFNFGFCYTCIIFFLYIPMMPVLLQFPIDVKILKREYFNRWYSLGAYYAAYTISHLPLQLFLGTMYATLVYYLSGQPMEVLRLAQFLFMCLMVSLVSESLGLAIGSTLGIVNGMFMGPVLSVPLMLLSCYGMGSGSADIPILIRIGMNLSYLRYGLEGIIVTMYRLGRKSLPCPIDYCHLREPEALLRHVGMENVQYWQDAVLLILSFVGLRLFTYVLLKYRLSSRKSIQAVTKIGQLVKTKFGSKRTKRSAA
- the LOC135939763 gene encoding ATP-binding cassette sub-family G member 1 isoform X2, which produces MRVFRRISRYIMQEDLLQPHLSVDEAMYAASQLKLGLNLDPKQRQATVDEILDLLRLKKAKHTRTEKLSGGERKRLSIALEMINNPPVMFLDEPTTGLDDLSSAQCFSLLKALAAGGRTVVCVIHTPSARLFHMIDNVYIVAEGQCAFQGKGQEVIPFLEMSCGLSCPKTYNPADFVLEAACAEYGEHDVERMVAAVENGRCHRWTPDYQHQSPARTTSIDEDSQQVVECSDMSFNDANHLLKHDFGFALSGWDQFRVLLCRMLLQVWRDSSHLTLKLSLHLALGIIIGGMFYDMGNDGSKTMFNFGFCYTCIIFFLYIPMMPVLLQFPIDVKILKREYFNRWYSLGAYYAAYTISHLPLQLFLGTMYATLVYYLSGQPMEVLRLAQFLFMCLMVSLVSESLGLAIGSTLGIVNGMFMGPVLSVPLMLLSCYGMGSGSADIPILIRIGMNLSYLRYGLEGIIVTMYRLGRKSLPCPIDYCHLREPEALLRHVGMENVQYWQDAVLLILSFVGLRLFTYVLLKYRLSSRKSIQAVTKIGQLVKTKFGSKRTKRSAA